The window AGCCCCTGCGCCAAGCAGGCCGCCAAGAAGTGCGAGGACCAGCTCTCCGGCTCCGACACGCAAGCCTGCATGAAGCGCGAGACCTACCTGTGCCAGGAGCTGGAGAAGAACAAGTAGGCCCGGCCGGGCTCAGGGCTGCTGGGTGTCGTCGCTGGCGGGCTTCTGGCCTTCCTGCTGCATGACCTCGCAGCGGTAGTTCTCGCGCGCGATGCAGTTGCCCAGGTCCGCCGAGCCGAGCTTGTCTTTGCAGATCTCCTTGGCTTCGCGGTAGCACTGGGTGTCGGGCTCCTTCGGCGTGGGCGTGAAGTCGCCCCCGCGGAACGAGCACGCGCCCGAGACGAGCAGCAGGAACACCGCGAACGCCCGACGAGTCACTCGGCCACTCCTTTGCGCGACCCGAAGCGCCGCGAATAGACCTCGGTGAACTCAGCGCCCAGGAACAAGAGCTGCGCGGAGTAGTAGATCCACAAGAGCACCAGCACCAGCGACCCCGCGGCGCCGTACACCGAAGTGACTCCCGCGCGGCCGAGATACACACCGATCAGCGCCTTGCCGATCGAGAACAGGAGCGAGGTCACCAGCGCCCCCAGCCACACGTCGCTCCACTCGATGTTCACCTCGGGCAGCATCTTCAGGATCATCGCGAACAGCACCGTGATGACGGCGAACGAGAGCGCGAAATTCGCCAGCGGCAGCGCCGGGCCCAACAGCGGGAAGCGCTGGTTGATGAAGCCGTGCACGGCCGAGAGCGCGGTCGAGGCCGCGAGCGACAGGAACAACAGGAACCCGCTCAACAGGATCATGGAGAAGGCCAGGGCGCGTTTGCGCAGCTGCCCTTGGAGGCCGCGCCGGCGCTTGTCGTGCACGTCCCAGATCTTGTTGAGCGAGCTCTGCAGCTGGCCGAACACGCCCGAAGCGCCGAACACCATGGTCGCCAGGCTCACGACCGTGGCGGTGACTCCCGAAGCCGGGCGGCTGGCGCGCGCAATCATCTCCTCGATGGTCTTGGCGCCGGCCGGACCGATCGCGTCCTGGATCTGGGTCACGATCTGGCCTTCCGCGGCGGCCCGGCCGAACACCAGCCCCGCGATCGCGATCACCAGCACGAGCAAGGGCGCCATCGAGAAGATGGTGTAGTAGGCGAGCGCGGCGCCGAGCGAGAGCGCGTCGTCCTTCGACCACTCGTCGAAGACCTCGCGCACGAACGCGCCCGCGAGCTTCAGCCAGTCACGCATCAGTAGCGGCGCCGTCTCCGCGCGGGGCCGAGCAGCGCGCCCAAGAGCCCGCGCGTGATCGTGGTGGCCACGGAGCGCGCCAGCGGCGAGTTCAGCACGGCTGCGATCGTGGCCCCGGCGGCCGCGACCTTCGCGACCGTGTGCCCGCCCGAGTCGCTCGCTGCGGGCGCGGCGGCCGCGGCGTGCTGCTTCTCGAGCTTCTCGGCCGCGCTCTCGCGATTCAGCGCGGTCGCGTACTTCTGCACGATGGGCGTGGCCAGGCAGCCGCGCAGCTCGAGGTCGGTGAGCGGCCCCATGCGCGAAGCCGGCGGCACCATGCGCGTGGCGAAGGGCGGGCTGGGCACGCCGCTCGCGCCGAGCACGGTGACCAGCGCCTCCCCGATGCCCAGTGACTGGAGCGTGCGCTCCACGTCGTAGAAGTCCGACTTGGGAAAAGTCCGGGCCGCCGCGCGCAGCGCCTTCTCGTCGTCGGGTGTGAACGCGCGCAGCGCGTGCTGCACGCGGCTTCCGAGCTGGCCGAGTATCTCGGGCGGCACGTCCTTCGGACTCTGGGTCACGAAGAACACGCCCACGCCCTTGGAGCGGATCAGCCGCACCACCTGGCCGACCTCGTCGAGGAACGCCGAGCTCGCGTTGCGGAACAACAGGTGCGCCTCGTCGAAGAAGAACACGAGCTTGGGCTGCGGCAGGTCGCCGACCTCGGGCAGGTGTGACTGCAGGCGGGCCAGCAGCCACATCATGAACGTGCTGAACAGCGCCGGCTTGTCCTGCACGTCGGAGAGCTCGAGCACCGAGACGATTCCTCTCCCGTCCGACGCACGCCGCATGAGGTCGTCGAGCTCGAGCTCGGGCTCGCCGAAGAAGGCGAGCGCGCCCTGCTGCTCGAGCTCGACCATCTCGCGCAGCAAGACTCCCACGGTCTGCTTCGACATGCCGCCGTAGCTCGCCAGATCGGCCGCGCCCTCGTTCGCCAGGTGAGTCAGCGCCGCGCGCAGGTCGGCGAAATCGTACAGCTCGAGCCCGCGGTCGTCGCAGTACTTGAACACCAGCGAGAGGACGCTGGTCTGCGTGTCGTTCAGCTCCAGCACCTTGGCCAGAAGCAGTGGCCCGAACGACGAGACCGTCGCGCGCACCTGCGCGCCGCGGGCGCCGGTGAGCGAGAACAGCTCCACCGCGCAGCCCGCGGGCTTCCAGGCGAACCCGGTCTCCTTGGCGCGCGCAGTGACTCGCTCGTCGGCTGTGCCCGGCACGGCGATGCCCGAAAGGTCGCCCTTCAGGTCGGCGAGGAACACCGACACCCCCGCCGCCGAGAGCTGCTCGGCCATGAGCTGCAGCGTCTTGGTCTTGCCCGTGCCGGTCGCGCCCGCGATCAGGCCGTGCCGGTTCGCCATGGCCAGCGGCAGCGCGATCAACGGCTCGGGATGACACTCTCCCGAGTAGACCGGCGCGCCCAGGACGACCGCCGGGCCTCCCGTCGGGAAGGCCGAGCGCGCAGCGGCGATGAGCTTGGCGTCCATGTCAGAAGCCGTAACCGATCCCGAGAATGTAGGCGAGATCCACCTGGCTGCTGCTCTCGGCGGGCGTCGTGTCCCAGCGCCAGACGATCTTCGACTCACCGAAGAAGCTACCCCAGATCTTGTAGCGGAGTCCGGTCTGCGCCTCGATGAGCTGGTCGTTGATGCGCTGCAGGCTCGGATACCAGTTCCCGTAGGCGAAGTAGCTGAGCCCCGGGTACATCTGCCAGTCGAGCTTCGAGCCGACGCGCAGCGCGATGTAGTTGTTGTCGGGGGTGTCGTCGGTGAAGTTCTCCGAGATGAAGGTGGGGCCAGCGTCCACGCTCCACTTGAACGTGTCGGTCTCGTAGAACTGATAGCCGGCGCCGAGGCCGGCCGTGAAGCGCAAGCCCAGCGAGGACACGCGATCGCGTTCGGCCTTGGTGTTCGCCCACCCGAACCACTGCTTGCCGAAGAACAAGTCGTACTGGAGCTCGCCGTACTCGCGCGACGCCGTGACGGACTTGTCGGGAGACTGGTCGCTGCTCGTGTTCCTCTCTTGTGAGGTCTCGGACCGGTACGCCGCGCCGAAGGTGATCCGGTCCGTCTCACTGCGCCGCACCGCGTTGAGGTCGAGGTTCGCGGCGGTCTTCACCGTGTTGCCGCGCTCGATGTCGGCCCCGACCACGATCTGGCCCTTCCACTGCACGGGCTCCGGGTTGACCTTCACCGCCGAGGCCAGCGGGATGGTCTGTGAGCTCAGCTTGTCGTTGCCCGCGGTGGTCACACTGCCGGGCTGCGCGGCCACCAGCTTGTCGACGATCACCGAGCCGCCCTCGAGCTGGAGCGTGACCGGCTCGTCGGTCGAGAGAGTCGCGATGTCGGCCCAGTTCAGCGCCACGGTGCCCGCGACCTTCGAGTCAAAGGCGAGCTTGCCGTCCTTGAGCGTGGTGAGCTTGCCGGTCAGCTTGTCGCCGTTGGTGAACTGGATCTCGTCCGCGTGCGCGGACGCATGTTGGAAGACGAAGGCGGCGAAGATGGCGAGCGCGATGCCTTTCACGGTGTCTCTCCTCCCGATTCGAGCGTTCGACGCGCCATCATACCCGGCGCTAAGCTGCGCGAATGCGCTTCGAATCGCTGGCGATCCCCGAGGTGATCCGCGTGGAGCCGCGGGTATTCCGCGACGCGCGCGGCTTCTTCCTCGAGAGCTACCACGAGACGAAGTTCGCCGAGGCCGGGCTGCGCACGCGCTTCGTCCAGGACAATCACTCGCGCTCGGCGCGCGGCACCTTGCGGGGGCTGCACATGCAGGTGGCGTTCGCGCAGGGCAAGCTCGTGCGCTGCACCGCGGGCGAGGTCTTCGACGTGGCGGTCGACGTGCGCCCGCGCTCGCGGACCTTCGGTCAGTGGGTCGGCGAGACACTCTCGGCCGAGAACTTCCGCCAGCTCTGGGTGCCGCCGGGCTTTCTCCACGGCTTCTGCGTCACGAGTGACTCCGCCGAGATCCAGTACAAGTGCACCGAGCTCTACCGCCCCGAGGACGAGCTGGGCGTGATCTGGAACGACCCCGACCTGGCAATCCGCTGGCCGGTCGCCGAGCCGCTGCTCTCGGGCAAGGACGCGGCGCTGCCGCGCCTGCGCGAGGTCGAGCAGCGGCTGGCCGCCGGGTCGCGCTAGGCCGAGAGCAGCGCGCGGGCGCGCTTGGCCGCGCTGGCCTCGAACGACTCGCGCGAGACCGCCACGCGCCGGCGCAGCTCGGCCTCGCGCAGCCCGCGGCGCGCCGACACCGGAAGGTGTTGGGCGAGCTCGGGCGCATCGAGGCCGCGCGGCAGCGCGCGCTCGAGCCCCGCCAGCGCGCGAAAGTAGGCGGTCTGACCAGGGAGCTTGCGGCAGCCGTCGACCAGCGCCGCGATCACCTCGGCGCGCTCCGCGTCGCCGAAGCCCGGGAAGCGCGCGACCGCTTCGCCCCAGCCGTCGAGGAACGGCGCGATCGGCAGCAACAGCTCGCGGTGTGCGCGCAGCGCGCGCGCGCGCCGCAGCGGGTAGTGGCGGTGGCCGTCGCGCGCGAGTGAGTCGCGGTAGAGCGCGGCGGCGCGCGCGAAGGCGCCGCCGTAGCGTCCGAGGCCGGCGCGGGCCAGGTCGGCGAAGGCGGGCGCGGCCGCTCCGCCCAGGCCCTGCATCACGTCGCCCGCGTTGTGAGTCAAGATGGCCGCCAGCCGCAGCGCGTCGAGCTCGCGCCCGCGCTCGGCGGCCGTGCGCTCGAAGGCCCGCGCCTCGCGCCACAGCTCGGCCTCGATCGCCGCCTCGAGCTCGGCTGCGCCTGCCGCGTCGTGCGCCGCGCGCGCGGCGCGCAGCCCGCCGCACCACACCGACAGTCTCTCGCCGTCGTGACCCGAGACCGCGCCCGCGCCCGCGACCCGCACCACGCGCGCCGACACCGGCTCCGGGTCCCACGCGGCGGCGCGCAGCGCCAGCGCGCGCATGCGCGGCAGCTCGTCGCTGCCGCGCGCGTCGTGCCAGAGCGCGTGCCGGACCTTGGTGTCGACGTCGGTCGGCACCCAAGTGGCCACCGTGGCGAAGTGCGCGGCGAGACACAGCGCGAAGTACTCCGTGCGCTCGGACGGCGTGGGCCGCTCGCGCGCGGGGAGACTCTCGCCGGCGCGCACGATGGCGAAATACTCAGTCGCGGGCGCGAGCTCGACGTCGTCCCAAAGCCACGGCGCCGTGTTGCGCACC is drawn from Myxococcota bacterium and contains these coding sequences:
- a CDS encoding YihY/virulence factor BrkB family protein, giving the protein MRDWLKLAGAFVREVFDEWSKDDALSLGAALAYYTIFSMAPLLVLVIAIAGLVFGRAAAEGQIVTQIQDAIGPAGAKTIEEMIARASRPASGVTATVVSLATMVFGASGVFGQLQSSLNKIWDVHDKRRRGLQGQLRKRALAFSMILLSGFLLFLSLAASTALSAVHGFINQRFPLLGPALPLANFALSFAVITVLFAMILKMLPEVNIEWSDVWLGALVTSLLFSIGKALIGVYLGRAGVTSVYGAAGSLVLVLLWIYYSAQLLFLGAEFTEVYSRRFGSRKGVAE
- a CDS encoding helicase HerA-like domain-containing protein; protein product: MDAKLIAAARSAFPTGGPAVVLGAPVYSGECHPEPLIALPLAMANRHGLIAGATGTGKTKTLQLMAEQLSAAGVSVFLADLKGDLSGIAVPGTADERVTARAKETGFAWKPAGCAVELFSLTGARGAQVRATVSSFGPLLLAKVLELNDTQTSVLSLVFKYCDDRGLELYDFADLRAALTHLANEGAADLASYGGMSKQTVGVLLREMVELEQQGALAFFGEPELELDDLMRRASDGRGIVSVLELSDVQDKPALFSTFMMWLLARLQSHLPEVGDLPQPKLVFFFDEAHLLFRNASSAFLDEVGQVVRLIRSKGVGVFFVTQSPKDVPPEILGQLGSRVQHALRAFTPDDEKALRAAARTFPKSDFYDVERTLQSLGIGEALVTVLGASGVPSPPFATRMVPPASRMGPLTDLELRGCLATPIVQKYATALNRESAAEKLEKQHAAAAAPAASDSGGHTVAKVAAAGATIAAVLNSPLARSVATTITRGLLGALLGPARRRRRY
- a CDS encoding DUF481 domain-containing protein, whose protein sequence is MKGIALAIFAAFVFQHASAHADEIQFTNGDKLTGKLTTLKDGKLAFDSKVAGTVALNWADIATLSTDEPVTLQLEGGSVIVDKLVAAQPGSVTTAGNDKLSSQTIPLASAVKVNPEPVQWKGQIVVGADIERGNTVKTAANLDLNAVRRSETDRITFGAAYRSETSQERNTSSDQSPDKSVTASREYGELQYDLFFGKQWFGWANTKAERDRVSSLGLRFTAGLGAGYQFYETDTFKWSVDAGPTFISENFTDDTPDNNYIALRVGSKLDWQMYPGLSYFAYGNWYPSLQRINDQLIEAQTGLRYKIWGSFFGESKIVWRWDTTPAESSSQVDLAYILGIGYGF
- the rfbC gene encoding dTDP-4-dehydrorhamnose 3,5-epimerase, yielding MRFESLAIPEVIRVEPRVFRDARGFFLESYHETKFAEAGLRTRFVQDNHSRSARGTLRGLHMQVAFAQGKLVRCTAGEVFDVAVDVRPRSRTFGQWVGETLSAENFRQLWVPPGFLHGFCVTSDSAEIQYKCTELYRPEDELGVIWNDPDLAIRWPVAEPLLSGKDAALPRLREVEQRLAAGSR